In the Nakamurella alba genome, one interval contains:
- a CDS encoding class I SAM-dependent methyltransferase produces MIDQQRFWDEQAETFDQEPDHGLLDPAVRAAWAALLREVLPEPPARILDLGCGTGSLALLCAEAGHRVDGIDSSPRMIDRARAKARAAGLAISYETGDAADPPASAGPVNVILARHLLWALPDPSAAISRWVELLAPGGSLVVIEGLWSTGAGIPAEACRRIVLEHRRSAVVTVLDDPVLWGRVIDDERYLLVSPD; encoded by the coding sequence ATGATCGATCAGCAGCGGTTCTGGGACGAACAGGCCGAGACCTTCGACCAGGAACCCGACCACGGCCTGCTCGACCCGGCGGTGCGGGCTGCCTGGGCCGCCCTGCTCCGCGAGGTCCTGCCGGAGCCGCCGGCTCGGATTCTCGATCTGGGCTGCGGCACCGGCAGTCTCGCCCTGCTGTGTGCGGAAGCGGGTCACCGGGTCGACGGCATCGACAGTTCACCTCGGATGATCGATCGCGCCCGCGCCAAGGCGCGAGCCGCGGGGTTGGCTATCAGCTACGAGACCGGTGATGCGGCAGACCCTCCCGCTTCGGCCGGACCGGTCAACGTGATCCTGGCACGCCACCTGCTGTGGGCCCTGCCGGATCCATCGGCGGCGATCAGCCGGTGGGTGGAGTTGCTCGCGCCAGGCGGGTCGCTGGTGGTGATCGAGGGACTCTGGTCCACCGGAGCCGGTATTCCCGCGGAGGCATGCCGGCGGATCGTGTTGGAGCACCGGCGGTCCGCGGTGGTGACCGTCCTGGATGACCCGGTGCTGTGGGGCCGGGTCATCGACGACGAGCGCTACCTGTTGGTCAGCCCGGACTGA
- a CDS encoding zinc-dependent alcohol dehydrogenase — MRRVIVRPEGVQVVDAERPEPLPGEVLVEMSVSGVCGSDVHAAAGHHPFVPLPYLPGHEVVGTVRAVGAGVDGVAVGDHITVEPTLPCGECKMCRTGRSHICEHLRFFGCGYDQGGMADHFTVPVGRVHVLPTDITDLQASLIEPLSTPVHAERISGGVEGKAVVIIGAGTIGLLMLAAVRYAGARTVVVTDMLESKRERAGRLGADAVVDAGDPDMVQHVREILGESADVVFDCVALQPTVDQAFGLAQKGGTVVIVGVPQKDVTVPLPKLQDLQMRLQGSATYMPEDYERSIEIIRAGLVRPEDFITATFPLEQAADAFAAAATGHEVKVLVTRELLAG; from the coding sequence ATGCGACGGGTGATCGTGCGGCCGGAGGGCGTGCAGGTCGTCGACGCGGAGCGGCCCGAGCCGTTGCCCGGCGAGGTGCTGGTGGAGATGTCGGTGTCCGGCGTCTGCGGTTCCGACGTCCATGCGGCGGCCGGCCACCACCCGTTCGTCCCGCTCCCCTATCTGCCGGGGCACGAGGTCGTCGGCACGGTCCGCGCGGTCGGTGCCGGGGTCGACGGCGTGGCCGTCGGGGACCACATCACCGTGGAGCCAACTCTGCCGTGCGGCGAGTGCAAGATGTGTCGGACCGGGCGCAGCCACATCTGCGAGCACCTCCGGTTCTTCGGCTGCGGCTACGACCAGGGCGGGATGGCGGACCACTTCACCGTTCCGGTCGGTCGCGTCCATGTGCTGCCCACCGACATCACCGACCTGCAAGCCTCTCTCATCGAGCCGCTGTCCACACCGGTGCACGCGGAGCGGATCAGCGGCGGCGTCGAGGGCAAGGCCGTCGTGATCATCGGCGCCGGCACGATCGGTCTGCTGATGCTGGCGGCGGTGCGGTATGCGGGGGCGCGCACCGTGGTCGTCACCGACATGCTGGAGAGCAAGCGCGAGCGCGCAGGGCGGCTCGGTGCCGACGCGGTCGTCGACGCCGGCGATCCCGACATGGTCCAGCACGTCCGCGAGATCCTCGGCGAGAGTGCTGATGTCGTCTTCGACTGCGTCGCACTGCAGCCCACCGTCGACCAGGCGTTCGGGCTGGCGCAGAAGGGCGGCACCGTGGTGATCGTCGGCGTCCCGCAGAAGGACGTGACCGTCCCGCTGCCGAAGCTGCAGGACCTGCAGATGCGATTGCAGGGCAGCGCCACCTACATGCCCGAGGACTACGAGCGGTCGATCGAGATCATCCGGGCCGGGCTCGTCCGGCCGGAGGACTTCATCACGGCCACCTTCCCGCTCGAGCAGGCGGCCGACGCCTTCGCCGCTGCCGCCACCGGCCACGAGGTGAAAGTACTGGTGACCCGGGAGCTCTTGGCGGGCTGA
- a CDS encoding ribonucleoside-diphosphate reductase subunit alpha, producing the protein MSVRRRDGSVAPFDQGRIAVAITKAFLAVEGETAGRSSRLRAVVTSLTEAVVGTLERRYGDTGRPVDLEDVQDQVELALMRDGHQAVARAYVLYREEHRRARAERAGTQTATVAGLSVARADGTRVPLDRARLRVLIDEACAGLADASADAVLTATEANLYDGISEKELGLAPIMAARALVETEPRYSQVAARLLADTLRSEALSHITGTPDQATATAMNDRYAAYFKDFVARGIALGRLDPELAGFDLDKVAAALEGERDGTFTFLGLQTLYDRYFLHDDGVRYELPQAFFMRVAMGLAVREIDREERAIEFYRLLSSFDFMASTPTLFNSGTTHSQLSSCFLTTVDDDLASIFAGIKDNAMLAKFSGGLGNDWTPVRGIGAHIKGTNGTSSGVVPFLKIANDTAVAVNQGGKRKGAVCAYLETWHIDIEEFLDLRRNTGDDRRRTHDMNTANWVPDEFLRRVEAGGQWTLFSPDEVSDLHDLYGDAFAARYAEYEAAADRGGIRVFRRLPAVDLWRRMLTALFETGHPWITFKDACNLRSPQQHAGVVHSSNLCTEITLNTRTGSDSETAVCNLGSVNLAAHVTADGLDVERLRRTVTTAVRMLDNVIDINLYTVPSARRSNLKHRPVGLGLMGFADALYTLGVPYASEAAVEFADVSMEHLSYWAISASSQLAAERGRYPSFDGSLWSRGILPIDSIALLADARGGDLDQDRTARLDWESLRERVRTVGVRNSNIMAIAPTATISNIVGVSQSIEPTFRNLFVKSNMSGDFTVVNEHLVRVLKERGLWDEVMVADLKYFDGSLVEIDRIPDDIRELFATAFEVDGSWLIKAASRRQKWLDQAQSLNLYVAAPSGRKLDELYRLAWRTGCKTTYYLRSTSATHVEKSTLRGTDGRLNAVSAAAPATAAPEPAPVAAPAVVPAVPVPPAAPAAAVPPVPPVPVPARPEVSIADALAEFPAAGTDALACSIDNPDCEACQ; encoded by the coding sequence ATGTCGGTGCGCCGCCGCGACGGGTCCGTCGCCCCCTTCGACCAGGGCCGGATCGCGGTCGCGATCACCAAGGCTTTCCTGGCCGTCGAGGGCGAGACCGCAGGCCGGTCCTCCCGGCTGCGCGCTGTCGTCACCTCCCTCACCGAGGCGGTCGTCGGCACTCTGGAGCGGCGCTACGGCGACACCGGCCGCCCGGTCGACCTCGAGGACGTTCAGGACCAGGTCGAGCTGGCCCTCATGCGCGACGGTCACCAGGCCGTGGCCCGTGCCTACGTGCTCTACCGCGAGGAGCATCGTCGCGCCCGGGCCGAGCGCGCAGGCACGCAGACCGCGACCGTCGCCGGGCTGTCCGTCGCCAGGGCCGACGGCACCCGGGTGCCGCTGGACCGGGCCCGCCTCCGCGTGCTCATCGACGAGGCCTGCGCCGGGCTGGCCGACGCCTCGGCCGACGCGGTACTGACCGCGACCGAGGCCAACCTGTACGACGGGATCAGCGAGAAGGAACTGGGTCTCGCCCCGATCATGGCTGCCCGGGCGCTGGTGGAGACCGAGCCGCGGTACTCCCAGGTCGCCGCCCGGCTGCTGGCGGACACGCTGCGATCGGAGGCGCTGAGCCACATCACCGGCACGCCGGACCAGGCCACCGCGACGGCGATGAACGACCGGTACGCCGCGTACTTCAAGGACTTCGTGGCCCGGGGCATCGCCCTCGGCCGGCTGGACCCGGAGCTGGCAGGCTTCGACCTGGACAAGGTCGCGGCGGCGCTGGAGGGCGAGCGGGACGGCACCTTCACCTTCCTCGGGCTGCAGACCCTCTACGACCGGTACTTCCTGCACGACGACGGGGTGCGGTACGAGCTGCCGCAGGCGTTCTTCATGCGGGTGGCGATGGGGCTCGCCGTGCGCGAGATCGACCGTGAGGAAAGGGCGATCGAGTTCTACCGGCTGCTGTCCTCCTTCGACTTCATGGCCTCGACCCCCACCCTGTTCAACTCCGGGACCACCCACTCGCAGCTGAGTTCGTGCTTCCTGACCACCGTCGACGACGACCTCGCCTCCATCTTCGCCGGCATCAAGGACAACGCGATGCTGGCGAAGTTCTCCGGGGGCCTCGGCAACGACTGGACCCCGGTGCGGGGGATCGGCGCACACATCAAGGGCACCAACGGCACGTCCTCCGGCGTGGTCCCGTTCCTGAAGATCGCGAACGACACCGCGGTCGCGGTGAACCAGGGCGGCAAGCGCAAGGGCGCAGTGTGTGCCTACCTGGAGACCTGGCACATCGACATCGAAGAGTTCCTCGACCTGCGCCGCAACACCGGTGACGACCGCCGGCGGACGCACGACATGAACACCGCGAACTGGGTGCCGGACGAGTTCCTCCGCCGGGTGGAGGCGGGCGGGCAGTGGACGCTTTTCTCCCCGGACGAGGTCTCGGACCTGCACGACCTGTACGGCGACGCCTTCGCCGCCCGGTACGCCGAGTACGAGGCCGCCGCCGACCGCGGCGGGATCCGGGTGTTCCGGCGGCTTCCCGCCGTCGACCTGTGGCGGCGGATGCTCACCGCGCTGTTCGAGACCGGGCACCCGTGGATCACCTTCAAGGACGCCTGCAACCTGCGGTCCCCACAGCAGCACGCGGGGGTGGTGCACTCGTCCAACCTGTGCACGGAGATCACCCTCAACACCCGCACCGGCAGCGACAGCGAGACCGCCGTCTGCAACCTCGGTTCGGTGAACCTGGCCGCCCACGTGACCGCGGACGGGCTGGACGTGGAGCGGCTGCGCCGGACCGTCACCACCGCGGTGCGGATGCTGGACAACGTCATCGACATCAACCTGTACACGGTGCCGTCGGCCCGGCGGTCCAACCTCAAGCACCGCCCGGTCGGACTGGGGCTGATGGGCTTCGCCGACGCGCTGTACACCCTCGGGGTGCCCTACGCCTCCGAGGCGGCGGTCGAGTTCGCCGATGTCTCGATGGAACACCTTTCCTACTGGGCGATCTCGGCGTCGTCGCAGCTCGCCGCCGAGCGTGGCCGGTACCCGTCGTTCGACGGATCGCTGTGGAGCCGGGGCATCCTGCCGATCGACTCCATCGCCCTGCTGGCCGACGCCCGCGGTGGTGACCTGGACCAGGACCGCACGGCGCGGCTCGACTGGGAGTCCCTGCGTGAGCGGGTGCGCACGGTGGGCGTGCGGAACTCCAACATCATGGCGATCGCGCCGACGGCGACCATCTCGAACATCGTGGGTGTGTCGCAGTCGATCGAGCCGACGTTCCGCAACCTGTTCGTCAAGTCGAACATGAGCGGCGACTTCACCGTGGTGAACGAGCATCTCGTGCGGGTGCTGAAGGAACGCGGGCTCTGGGACGAGGTGATGGTGGCCGACCTGAAGTACTTCGACGGGTCGCTGGTGGAGATCGATCGGATCCCCGACGACATCCGTGAGCTGTTCGCGACCGCGTTCGAGGTCGACGGGTCCTGGCTGATCAAGGCCGCCTCCCGGCGGCAGAAGTGGCTGGACCAGGCGCAGTCGCTCAACCTCTACGTAGCGGCGCCGAGCGGCCGGAAGCTGGACGAGCTGTACCGGCTCGCCTGGCGTACCGGGTGCAAGACCACCTACTACCTGCGGTCGACATCTGCCACCCACGTGGAGAAGTCGACGCTGCGCGGTACCGACGGCCGGCTCAACGCGGTGTCCGCCGCGGCGCCGGCGACCGCCGCCCCGGAGCCCGCTCCGGTCGCAGCCCCGGCTGTCGTCCCTGCTGTCCCTGTCCCTCCTGCCGCTCCGGCCGCGGCGGTCCCGCCGGTCCCGCCGGTCCCGGTGCCGGCACGACCGGAGGTGTCGATCGCCGACGCCCTGGCCGAGTTTCCTGCCGCGGGCACGGATGCGCTCGCGTGCTCCATCGACAACCCTGATTGCGAGGCCTGCCAGTGA